A genomic segment from Mastomys coucha isolate ucsf_1 unplaced genomic scaffold, UCSF_Mcou_1 pScaffold7, whole genome shotgun sequence encodes:
- the Psmg4 gene encoding proteasome assembly chaperone 4 isoform X2 has product MEEPRAAAGADVSLHNFSARLWEQLVHFHVMRLTDSLFLWVGATPHLRNLAVAMCSRYPGRPANRCLSATTSPTQTVTSRYL; this is encoded by the exons ATGGAGGAGCCTCGGGCCGCTGCGGGCGCGGACGTGTCGCTTCACAACTTCAGTGCAAGGCTGTGGGAGCAGCTTGTCCACTTTCACGTCATGCGGCTGACGGACTCGCTCTTCCTGTGGGTGGGAGCAACGCCGCATCTACGCAACCTCGCAGTGGCCATGTGCAGCCGCTAC ccaggaAGACCAGCAAACAGGTGTTTGTCAGCTACAACCTCTCCAACACAGACAGTAACTTCACGTTACTTGTAG
- the Psmg4 gene encoding proteasome assembly chaperone 4 isoform X1 has product MEEPRAAAGADVSLHNFSARLWEQLVHFHVMRLTDSLFLWVGATPHLRNLAVAMCSRYDSIPVSTSLFGDTSDTTSTGLAQRLARKTSKQVFVSYNLSNTDSNFTLLVENRIKEEMETFPEKF; this is encoded by the exons ATGGAGGAGCCTCGGGCCGCTGCGGGCGCGGACGTGTCGCTTCACAACTTCAGTGCAAGGCTGTGGGAGCAGCTTGTCCACTTTCACGTCATGCGGCTGACGGACTCGCTCTTCCTGTGGGTGGGAGCAACGCCGCATCTACGCAACCTCGCAGTGGCCATGTGCAGCCGCTAC gaCTCCATCCCTGTGTCCACCTCCCTTTTTGGAGACACTTCTGATACGACTTCCACCGGCCTTGCTCAGCGCTTAG ccaggaAGACCAGCAAACAGGTGTTTGTCAGCTACAACCTCTCCAACACAGACAGTAACTTCACGTTACTTGTAGAAAACAGGattaaggaagaaatggagacctTTCCGGAAAAGTTCTGA